Proteins encoded by one window of Aspergillus chevalieri M1 DNA, chromosome 6, nearly complete sequence:
- a CDS encoding M3 family metallopeptidase (COG:O;~EggNog:ENOG410PFN8;~InterPro:IPR024079,IPR024077,IPR024080,IPR001567;~MEROPS:MER0003110;~PFAM:PF01432;~go_function: GO:0004222 - metalloendopeptidase activity [Evidence IEA];~go_function: GO:0008237 - metallopeptidase activity [Evidence IEA];~go_process: GO:0006508 - proteolysis [Evidence IEA]), whose protein sequence is MAPDHLRKPPQAPPIFTATAQSIVDDAKRLIESSRKVQDDVVAKVSPDSATFASVMKPLAQDENVMALESHILGFYQAVSTEQQLRDASSKAEELMDEFFIETVMREDVFKLVDAALKKDESLDPESRRLLEKEHKDYIRNGLGLPAGPKRDRFKEIKKRLSQISIEFQKNLNEENGGIWFTREQLDGVPEDVLGELKKGEGENEGKLRLTFKYPDLFPTMKYAKNAEVRKQVMIANENKCNQNVPLFREAIVLRDEAARLLGYPNHAAFRIEDKMAKTPQTVDTFLGDLRTRLAGGGQKEIKELLALKKADYEARGESFDGRYYLWDHRFYDRLMLEQQYSLDQQQIAEYFPLQTTIAGMLKIFEELFGLEFVEITGEDRAQVAPTGKGNDIVWHEDVQIFSVWNDKGEGNGFVGYLYLDLFPRDGKYGHAANFNLQPGFIDTNGNRRYPATALVCNFTKPSAKKPSLLKHDEVVTLFHELGHGIHDLVSKTIWSRFHGTNTVRDFVEAPSQMLENWCWTPSQLKSLSKHYSTLSPEYKASWQEATGTAAEAPEHIPDDIIANLIRTKHVNDALFNLRQLHFGIFDMTVHEPASHEAIATLPISSTYNSLRKQITLMDGPEAIGLGDEWGHGEATFGHLIGGYDAGYYGYLSSQVYSTDMFYTIFKDNPMDQAAGRRYRYTVLEKGGSQDEMKTLTEFLGREPKTDAFYKDMGLA, encoded by the coding sequence ATGGCCCCCGACCACCTTCGCAAACCTCCGCAAGCCCCTCCCATCTTCACCGCAACCGCCCAGTCCATCGTGGACGACGCAAAGCGCCTCATCGAATCCTCCCGCAAAGTCCAAGATGACGTCGTCGCAAAGGTCTCCCCGGACTCGGCCACCTTCGCCTCCGTCATGAAGCCGCTCGCCCAGGATGAGAATGTCATGGCCCTCGAGTCGCACATTCTCGGCTTCTACCAGGCTGTTTCCACGGAGCAGCAGCTAAGGGATGCCTCGTCCAAGGCGGAGGAGTTGATGGATGAATTTTTCATCGAGACGGTTATGCGCGAGGATGTGTTCAAGTTGGTTGATGCTGcgttgaagaaggatgaaTCTCTTGACCCTGAATCGAGAAGGTTGCTGGAGAAGGAGCACAAGGATTATATCCGGAATGGATTGGGTCTGCCGGCTGGTCCGAAGAGGGATCGGTTCAAGGAGATTAAAAAGCGTCTGAGCCAGATTAGCATTGAGTTCCAGAAAAACCTCAATGAGGAGAATGGCGGGATCTGGTTCACCCGCGAGCAGCTCGACGGCGTCCCCGAAGATGTCCTGGGTGAATTGAAAAAGGGCGAGGGTGAGAACGAGGGCAAGCTCCGGTTGACCTTCAAGTACCCCGATCTCTTCCCTACCATGAAGTACGCGAAGAACGCCGAAGTCCGGAAGCAGGTGATGATCGCCAATGAGAACAAGTGCAACCAAAATGTACCCTTGTTCCGTGAAGCTATTGTCCTCCGTGACGAGGCCGCTCGTCTCCTGGGCTATCCCAACCATGCGGCCTTCCGCATCGAGGACAAGATGGCCAAGACCCCGCAGACCGTCGACACCTTCTTGGGTGACCTACGCACCCGTCTCGCCGGCGGCGGGCAGAAGGAGATAAAGGAGCTGCTGGCCTTGAAGAAGGCCGACTACGAGGCTCGGGGTGAGTCGTTCGACGGCCGCTACTACCTGTGGGACCACCGGTTCTACGACCGTCTCATGCTGGAGCAGCAGTACTCGCTGGACCAGCAGCAGATTGCCGAGTACTTCCCGCTGCAGACTACGATCGCGGGAATGCTCAAAATCTTCGAAGAACTGTTTGGCCTCGAATTCGTCGAGATCACCGGCGAGGACCGTGCCCAGGTTGCCCCCACAGGCAAGGGCAACGACATCGTGTGGCACGAAGACGTGCAGATCTTCAGCGTCTGGAACGACAAGGGCGAAGGCAACGGCTTCGTCGGCTACCTGTATCTCGACCTCTTCCCCCGCGACGGCAAATACGGCCACGCCGCCAACTTCAACCTCCAGCCCGGCTTCATCGACACCAACGGCAACCGCCGCTACCCGGCCACCGCCCTGGTCTGCAACTTCACCAAACCCAGCGCCAAAAAGCCCAGTCTCCTCAAGCACGACGAAGTCGTCACCCTATTCCACGAACTTGGCCATGGCATCCACGACCTCGTCTCCAAGACAATCTGGTCGCGCTTCCACGGCACTAACACCGTCCGCGACTTCGTCGAGGCTCCCTCCCAAATGCTCGAGAATTGGTGCTGGACCCCTTCGCAGCTCAAATCTCTGAGCAAGCACTACTCTACCCTCTCCCCGGAGTACAAAGCCAGCTGGCAGGAAGCCACGGGCACCGCCGCCGAAGCCCCCGAACACATCCCCGACGACATCATCGCCAACCTCATCCGCACCAAACATGTCAACGACGCCCTCTTCAATCTCCGCCAGCTCCACTTCGGCATCTTCGACATGACCGTCCACGAACCTGCCTCCCACGAAGCCATCGCTACCCTCCCCATCTCATCTACCTACAACTCCCTCCGCAAACAAATCACCCTCATGGACGGGCCCGAGGCCATCGGCCTAGGCGATGAATGGGGCCACGGCGAAGCGACCTTCGGACATCTCATCGGTGGGTACGACGCGGGGTACTACGGATATCTCAGCTCGCAGGTGTACTCGACGGATATGTTCTACACAATCTTCAAGGATAATCCGATGGATCAGGCGGCCGGTAGACGGTATCGGTATACCGTGCTGGAGAAGGGCGGTAGTCAGGATGAGATGAAAACGTTGACGGAGTTTTTGGGCAGGGAGCCTAAGACGGATGCCTTTTATAAGGATATGGGGCTGGCCTAA
- a CDS encoding uncharacterized protein (COG:S;~EggNog:ENOG410PSVD), translated as MSEPLPPTTKTPPQNPDSYLTNEPNESTLNDPSLTTNEEKKTLPIKTHHCRFCNHLLLATTRSLPSLPRRKDPARDAALILPLPKSTTNDDDVEDETNARGVKHYSILLSTSIPDRKATLVRREDGFEKRLLLRCGRCRVVVGYFLDDVHFPGHADDTNEGGGGVKVVYLLPGGLIETGIMGDEDKVKPMDQEWSGWA; from the coding sequence ATGTCCGAACCGCTCCCTCCTACCACTAAAACCCCTCCCCAGAACCCCGACTCTTACCTCACGAATGAACCCAACGAATCCACTCTCAACGACCCCAGCCTCACAACCaacgaagaaaagaaaacccTCCCCATAAAAACCCATCACTGCCGCTTCTGcaaccacctcctcctcgcaACAACGCGCTCTCTCCCTTCCCTCCCCCGACGCAAAGATCCCGCCCGCGACGCCGCGCTCATTCTCCCCCTCCCGAAATCGACTACCAACGACGACGATGTCGAAGACGAGACAAACGCGCGGGGGGTAAAGCATTACTCCATCCTGCTTAGTACGAGTATACCGGATCGCAAGGCGACGCTGGTGCGGCGCGAGGACGGATTCGAGAAGAGGTTGTTGCTGCGGTGTGGGCGGTGtcgggttgttgttgggtaTTTCTTGGACGACGTGCATTTTCCGGGACATGCGGATGATACTAATGAGGGTGGAGGCGGGGTGAAGGTGGTGTATTTGCTACCTGGGGGATTGATAGAAACAGGGATTATGGGCGATGAGGATAAAGTCAAGCCTATGGATCAGGAATGGAGCGGATGGGCATGA
- the CDC4_2 gene encoding putative cytokinesis EF-hand protein Cdc4 (BUSCO:EOG09265591;~COG:T;~EggNog:ENOG410PMCV;~InterPro:IPR002048,IPR011992;~PFAM:PF13833,PF13499;~go_function: GO:0005509 - calcium ion binding [Evidence IEA]), translating to MSSTNYKEAFSLFDKRGTGKVALESLGDLLRACGQNPTLAEISELEKSIGGDFDFDAFSKVLSRPGGFRDPGEPEEYCRGFQVFDKDLTGFIGVGQLRYILTNLGEKMSDEEVDELLKAVDTSSGEINYTDLVRTILAN from the exons ATG TCCTCCACCAATTACAAAGAAGCCTTTTCGCTCTTCGACAAGCGCGGCACCGGCAAAGTCGCCCTCGAGTCGCTTGGCGATCTGCTCCGCGCCTGTGGCCAGAACCCGACCTTGGCGGAGATTTCCGAGTTGGAGAAGAGTATTGGTGGTGACT TCGACTTCGATGCGTTCTCGAAAGTGCTGAGTCGCCCCGGTGGTTTCCGCGACCCTGGCGAGCCCGAGGAATACTGCCGCGGTTTCCAGGTGTTTGACAAGGATTTGACCGGGTTTATTGGTGTGGGACAGCTTCGTTACA TCCTCACAAACCTCGGAGAGAAAATGTCGGATGAAGAGGTCGATGAGCTGCTCAAGGCGGTTGATACTAGTTCGGGAGAGATCAACTATACCG ACCTCGTTCGCACTATCCTGGCCAACTGA
- a CDS encoding putative C2H2 finger domain protein (COG:K;~EggNog:ENOG410PFUT;~InterPro:IPR036236,IPR013087,IPR007219;~PFAM:PF04082;~go_function: GO:0003677 - DNA binding [Evidence IEA];~go_function: GO:0008270 - zinc ion binding [Evidence IEA];~go_process: GO:0006351 - transcription, DNA-templated [Evidence IEA]), whose protein sequence is MAQLEQGQPKVLDMSPVQSTIDAAAKKRKRTRKVYTDKKFVCSHEGCGKSYSRAEHLYRHQLNHTPKQIYRCDFPDCYRSFVRQDLCIRHRERHTTRGSQLQKRDHFAQTASHHGKPLVPSNAPSSAPPTTLPSSNILPATSNPETPSTVPLGTYQYMPDYPFPRPHSSTNYTLASPAAQSTTSFPPYGPVSDRSSSHTPISDLGQDPQQFGTPVSTATTSQTIPTSYQPFSTPDMNGNSFNPTTTYDSQPGMTIPVTYSDLSLATSTAPTPTTLSGLDSSLMAPGPTATDAGFDPMSPCAYPMFGGETYNRSPFAMADDFAAWLFNEPGQMATPPPSTTSPSLGGFAPLPPSVAPTPTTGMMPGYLDTMQMSNSFLVNDPACQGLLLNNMLPTQQQHPMSVTSILDTGSPQAVLSGEKRQDLLQLMSTRFNEAAYSAAAKRKDSLMQGNLDDDHHVLSLRMMHTYIGSYWYHFHPQLPILHQPTFSADETPNLLLLAIIAIGAATLDKVHGSVTEASAQLADFIAWHLRWELFMDADFRPPAKLWIFQALLLLEVYEKRFSTRALHERAHIHHDTTLTLMRRGSSLIGKDAFGNMHDGAGHSRFGSTSTVADDSWSNWIKAEGTRRVAFAAFVLDSTHATMFGHSVKMVAHELRLPLPCDEALWSATTSAEVARMQSSLKANGVKPVLFLDGLKKTLNGESVRTNAFGRAILMSGLLSVSWHMNQRDLQVSSLGVPQALGGRDKWRSSLLRAFDNWRRDYDEALGQGSLFSYHANRFAAEDPVLDSRDALHALAHMASHVDIVDCQIFAGAGRLLGRSITTRDYSAAREKMTSWATKASARDATFYALKILSKCLLPEQTSTFWSNETTSTYSARNDYLLNRPWVLYMAALVVWSYGYALDGSLAPVSLNSKAEQAADMHSFLRRVGGARDPNELEHMGGRNQSLGLLMILRESFVDSRWELIQEAGELVGRCIGKLCGSM, encoded by the exons ATGGCCCAACTggaacaaggccaacccaagGTCCTCGACATGAGCCCGGTGCAGTCGACTATCGATGCCGCCgcgaagaagcgcaagcgcaCTCGCAAGGTCTACACAGACAAGAAGTTTGTTTGCAGCCATGAGGGCTGCGGGAAGAGTTATTCCCGTGCTGAGCATCTCTACCGTCATCAATTGAACC ACACCCCCAAGCAAATCTACCGGTGTGATTTCCCCGATTGCTACCGGTCTTTTGTGCGTCAGGATCTCTGCATCCGGCACCGGGAACGACACACTACAAGGGGTTCCCAGTTGCAGAAACGCGATCACTTCGCCCAGACTGCTTCCCATCATGGCAAGCCATTGGTCCCTTCCAATGCTCCCTCTAGCGCTCCTCCTACTACACTGCCCTCCTCCAACATCCTGCCCGCAACAAGCAACCCAGAAACACCATCCACGGTGCCTCTCGGAACATATCAATACATGCCCGACTATCCTTTCCCCCGGCCGCATAGCTCGACCAACTACACCCTAGCTTCTCCCGCCGCTCAATCCACCACATCCTTTCCTCCGTATGGCCCGGTCAGTGACCGCTCGTCATCCCATACTCCCATTAGCGATCTGGGGCAGGATCCCCAGCAATTTGGGACGCCTGTGTCGACGGCTACCACATCACAAACAATCCCTACCTCGTATCAACCCTTTTCTACTCCCGATATGAACGGAAACTCCTTTAATCCGACCACGACCTACGACTCCCAGCCGGGTATGACCATTCCCGTCACATACTCGGATCTCTCTCTGGCTACTAGCACCGCCCCAACACCGACCACCCTGAGTGGGCTCGACTCCAGCCTGATGGCTCCCGGGCCAACAGCGACTGATGCCGGTTTTGATCCCATGTCTCCCTGTGCATACCCCATGTTTGGCGGCGAGACCTACAACCGGTCTCCGTTTGCCATGGCGGATGACTTTGCCGCATGGCTGTTCAACGAGCCGGGCCAAATGGCCACCCCTCCTCCATCCACAACATCGCCGTCCTTGGGAGGGTTTGCACCACTGCCACCGTCAGTGGCACCGACACCAACAACCGGGATGATGCCGGGATACCTTGACACAATGCAAATGTCGAATTCTTTTTTAGTGAACGACCCTGCTTGCCAGGGGCTTTTACTCAACAACATGCTGCCgacccagcagcagcatcctATGAGTGTCACCAGTATCCTGGACACTGGATCGCCACAGGCCGTCCTATCGGGGGAAAAACGCCAGGATTTGCTTCAATTGATGTCCACCCGTTTCAACGAGGCGGCATATTCTGCGGCGGCTAAGCGTAAGGACTCGCTGATGCAAGGTAACCTGGACGATGACCACCATGTTCTCAGTCTGCGCATGATGCATACATACATCGGATCTTACTGGTACCACTTCCACCCCCAGCTACCTATCCTGCATCAACCAACGTTTTCTGCAGATGAGACGCCCAACCTGCTCCTTTTGGCTATTATTGCCATTGGGGCTGCTACGCTGGACAAAGTGCACGGGTCCGTGACTGAGGCGTCCGCACAATTGGCCGATTTTATCGCCTGGCACCTGCGATGGGAGCTGTTCATGGATGCTGACTTCCGTCCACCCGCTAAGCTGTGGATCTTCCAGGctttgttgctgctggaggTCTACGAGAAGCGGTTTTCTACTCGAGCCCTTCACGAGCGGGCTCATATCCACCACGACACGACCTTGACTTTGATGCGTCGCGGCAGCTCCCTTATTGGAAAGGATGCATTTGGTAACATGCACGACGGCGCTGGTCACTCGCGATTTGGGTCGACGTCGACAGTGGCTGATGACTCGTGGTCGAACTGGATCAAGGCTGAAGGTACTCGACGTGTTGCATTTGCTGCGTTTGTGCTGGACTCGACGCACGCAACCATGTTCGGACACTCGGTTAAGATGGTGGCCCATGAGCTGCGGCTGCCCTTGCCGTGCGACGAGGCGCTGTGGTCCGCAACTACCTCTGCAGAAGTAGCCCGGATGCAGTCCAGCCTGAAAGCCAACGGCGTCAAGCCCGTCCTGTTCCTGGACGGGCTGAAGAAGACACTCAACGGCGAGTCTGTCCGTACCAACGCCTTTGGTCGAGCAATCCTCATGTCCGGATTGCTCAGCGTCAGCTGGCACATGAACCAGCGGGATCTGCAGGTCAGTTCGCTGGGAGTGCCGCAAGCCCTGGGAGGCCGCGACAAATGGCGGTCGTCGCTGCTGCGGGCATTCGATAACTGGCGCCGCGACTACGACGAAGCCCTGGGACAGGGCTCGCTCTTCTCGTACCACGCCAACCGCTTCGCCGCAGAAGATCCCGTGCTGGATTCACGGGATGCACTGCACGCGCTGGCACACATGGCCTCGCACGTGGACATTGTCGACTGCCAGATCTTCGCAGGCGCAGGTCGACTCCTGGGCCGCTCCATCACCACGCGGGACtacagcgccgcgcgcgaGAAAATGACAAGCTGGGCAACCAAAGCGTCCGCACGGGATGCGACGTTTTACGCTCTAAAGATCCTTTCCAAGTGCCTCCTCCCCGAACAAACCTCGACTTTCTGGTCCAACGAAACCACCTCTACCTACTCCGCCCGCAACGACTACCTCCTCAACCGCCCGTGGGTGCTCTACATGGCGGCCTTGGTAGTCTGGTCTTACGGCTACGCTCTGGATGGATCGCTGGCACCAGTGTCACTGAACAGCAAAGCGGAACAAGCGGCCGATATGCACTCGTTCCTGCGGCGGGTCGGGGGCGCGCGGGACCCGAATGAGCTGGAGCACATGGGCGGACGGAATCAGAGTCTGGGGCTGTTGATGATTCTGCGGGAAAGTTTTGTGGACAGTCGGTGGGAGTTGATTCAGGAGGCGGGGGAGCTGGTAGGGCGTTGTATTGGGAAGTTGTGTGGGAGCATGTGA
- the MTR10 gene encoding nuclear import receptor MTR10 (COG:U;~EggNog:ENOG410PFXQ;~InterPro:IPR001494,IPR016024,IPR011989,IPR013598;~go_function: GO:0008536 - Ran GTPase binding [Evidence IEA];~go_process: GO:0006886 - intracellular protein transport [Evidence IEA]) gives MASKEGAFAPVLAAVATMQGNVSRSEKTHAHEFLEKFQKSIEAWTITHELLQSPDVPVEAKLFAATTLKGKIVFDLDQLPPESVVALRDSVLNLLVAYAAGPRPIQTQLCVCLASLAIQMLEWKDVLVTVGSALGSSAGDCVLEFLKILPEEVTEGRKINLSEEDLITRTKELLEDNAEQVMHLLIQYSQSSPTASTNPRLLDCITSWMREIPAAKIVDSPLMDVIMKALDDDASFEAAVDSVCTLYRDTREVDDSLPIIQALYPRIMALRPKIIETSESEDTDAFKGVTRLFAEAGEAWVVLIARLPNEFRGLVDAVLECSARDWERDAISLTFIFWYELKQYVTLERYNDARLAFSDIFSRLVDIMVKHLEYPRPEDGESDLFGGDREAEEKFRHFRHAMGDVLKDCCAVIGVTECLSKAYQLIQQWVSKYASQASNEHVPNWQELEAPLFSLRAMGRMVDPEEDTVLAQVIPLIVQIPDQDKVRFQAIMALARYTEWTAQHPETLEPQLNYVISGFQHSSQEVVQASALAFKFLGTDCQKLLGGHIAQLHSFYESVLDKLKPNSQEEITEGVAAVVAVQPLDKIYETMKMFCDPIMARIMNLANNAKDEEGQRAVADHLQLITIFVQVVQPYVGPNVENPAVKYCGEILSIMTTIVMNFTTSTPILERVCRCWRYMIISYRTAMIPLLPTLAQSIANGFEASREGCFLWATDAVVREFSEGAELVDHSTSSAVFQFYEQQAIAFLRILNDLPPEQLPDVIEDFFRLSSDAVRYYPKECISSSLAVPIFSAALSALTLQQVDPLIATLHYYRDLFSFAFDKPIVSEFTSPEGEAYVNPPEVQAAVKQLIASQGQLLAQRVLTGMMFIFPGDCFADASGVLMTMFELMPQEAGAWLQSTLQMLPAGTMKPGEAERLLKGVADKVQSGETRKIRVLLQDFTNSYRRRNVAPREGLGRLEATRFRFSG, from the exons ATGGCCAGCAAGGAAGGGGCCTTTGCGCCGGTCCTGGCGGCTGTCGCTACCATGCAAGGGAATGTTTCACGCTCCGAGAAGACGCATGCCCACGAGTTTCTTGAAAAGTTCCAGAAATCG ATCGAAGCCTGGACCATTACCCACGAATTGTTACAATCTCCAGATGTTCCCGTGGAGGCAAAGCTCTTCGCAGCAACCACATTGAAAGGAAAG ATCGTATTCGATTTGGACCAGTTGCCTCCGGAGTCCGTCGTGGCATTGCGAGATTCGGTTTTGAATTTGTTGGTGGCATATGCGGCGGGCCCTCGTCCCATCCAGACGCAGCTATGTGTGTGTCTGGCAAGCCTTGCGATTCAAATGCTCGAGTGGAAGGACGTCCTCGTGACAGTCGGTTCAGCATTGGGATCGAGCGCCGGTGACTGCGTGCTGGAATTCTTGAAGATCCTTCCGGAAGAAGTGACGGAAGGTCGCAAAATCAACCTCTCT GAAGAGGACCTTATCACGAGAACAAAGGAGTTGCTGGAAGATAACGCAGAGCAGGTAATGCATCTGTTGATCCAATACTCCCAGTCATCCC CAACTGCGTCGACAAATCCGCGTCTCTTAGACTGTATAACTTCGTGGATGCGTGAAATCCCCGCAGCGAAGATTGTCGACTCGCCGTTGATGGACGTGATCATGAAGGCGCTGGACGATGATGCGTCGTTCGAAGCCGCCGTCGACAGTGTGTGTACGCTGTACCGTGATACTCGAGAAGTCGATGACTCGCTTCCTATTATTCAAGCCCTATACCCCCGAATCATGGCCCTCCGGCCCAAGATCATTGAGACCTCGGAGTCCGAGGATACGGATGCGTTCAAAGGTGTTACCCGGTTGTTTGCGGAGGCTGGTGAGGCCTGGGTTGTTCTTATTGCTCGCTTGCCAAACGAGTTCCGCGGGCTTGTGGACGCTGTTCTGGAGTGCAGTGCCCGAGACTGGGAGCGCGACGCCATCTCTCTCACCTTCATTTTCTGGTACGAGTTGAAACAATACGTCACCCTGGAGCGGTACAATGATGCGCGTCTCGCTTTCAGCGATATCTTTTCGCGATTGGTCGACATCATGGTCAAGCACTTGGAATACCCCCGACCCGAGGACGGTGAATCAGACTTGTTTGGCGGTGATCGTGAGGCAGAGGAGAAATTCCGTCACTTCCGGCACGCAATGGGTGATGTGCTCAAGGATTGCTGCGCGGTCATTGGTGTTACGGAGTGCTTGTCCAAGGCTTACCAGTTGATTCAACAATGGGTGTCCAAGTACGCTTCGCAGGCCAGCAACGAGCATGTCCCGAACTGGCAGGAATTGGAGGCACCACTGTTCAGTTTGAGAGCGATGGGTCGGATGGTCGACCCTGAGGAGGATACCGTTCTGGCACAGGTGATTCCGTTGATTGTGCAAATCCCGGATCAAGACAAGGTACGGTTCCAGGCCATcatggctctggctcggtaCACAGAATGGACGGCCCAACATCCAGAGACACTGGAGCCACAGCTGAACTACGTTATTTCGGGCTTTCAACACAGCTCTCAGGAAGTCGTCCAGGCTTCTGCGCTGGCGTTCAAGTTCCTTGGAACGGACTGCCAAAAGCTGCTGGGTGGACACATTGCCCAGCTCCATTCCTTCTACGAATCAGTGCTCGACAAGTTGAAGCCAAATAGTCAAGAAGAGATCACCGAGGGTGTGGCGGCTGTCGTTGCGGTGCAGCCACTCGACAAGATCTACGAGACCATGAAGATGTTCTGTGACCCTATCATGGCCCGCATCATGAATCTGGCCAACAATGccaaggatgaggaggggcaGCGAGCCGTTGCTG ATCATCTGCAGTTGATTACCATCTTCGTTCAGGTTGTGCAGCCGTATGTTGGTCCGAATGTGGAGAACCCGGCTGTGAAATACTGTGGCGAGATTCTGTCCATCATGACGACCATTGTCATGAACTTTACGACATCGACCCCCATCCTGGAGCGCGTTTGCCGTTGCTGGCGATACATGATCATCTCGTATCGGACGGCCATGATCCCTCTGTTGCCTACTTTGGCCCAGAGCATCGCCAATGGGTTCGAGGCCTCGCGGGAGGGTTGCTTCCTGTGGGCCACCGACGCAGTTGTTCGTGAATTCTCAGAGGGGGCTGAGCTGGTGGACCATTCGACGAGTAGTGCCGTGTTCCAGTTTTATGAGCAGCAGGCCATTGCATTCCTGCGGATCCTGAATGACTTGCCACCAGAGCAACTACCAGATG TGATCGAGGACTTTTTCCGCCTGTCATCGGACGCGGTGCGGTACTATCCCAAGGAATGCATATCGTCATCTCTAGCGGTGCCCATCTTCTCCGCAGCCTTGAGTGCTCTCACACTACAGCAGGTGGACCCGCTTATTGCCACATTACATTATTACCGTGACCTCTTTAGCTTTGCATTCGATAAGCCGATCGTCTCGGAATTCACTAGCCCCGAAGGCGAGGCCTACGTTAACCCGCCAGAGGTGCAAGCGGCCGTGAAGCAACTGATCGCCTCGCAAGGCCAACTGCTGGCGCAGCGGGTTCTGACGGGCATGATGTTCATCTTCCCTGGGGACTGCTTCGCAGATGCGTCGGGAGTGTTGATGACCATGTTTGAACTCATGCCGCAGGAAGCTGGAGCCTGGTTGCAATCGACGCTCCAGATGCTTCCGGCGGGTACAATGAAGCCGGGCGAGGCGGAGCGGTTGCTGAAGGGGGTTGCAGACAAGGTACAATCGGGAGAGACACGAAAGATCCGAGTCCTCCTTCAAG ATTTCACCAACTCGTACCGGCGACGAAATGTGGCACCTCGCGAAGGGCTGGGGCGACTGGAGGCGACACGATTCCGGTTTAGTGGCTAG
- the SME1 gene encoding small nuclear ribonucleoprotein E (BUSCO:EOG09265NHW;~COG:A;~EggNog:ENOG410PS8Z;~InterPro:IPR027078,IPR010920,IPR001163;~PFAM:PF01423;~go_component: GO:0005681 - spliceosomal complex [Evidence IEA];~go_process: GO:0000398 - mRNA splicing, via spliceosome [Evidence IEA]): MSGRAGGGARKTLLAPIHFIFKLLQQRSTVSIWLYEQLAFRIEGKIRGFDEFMNLVIDDAVEVKLATKTEEEKRRPLGQILLKGDNVSLIQAVQ; encoded by the exons ATGTCCGGCCGTGCAGGCGGTGGAGCTCGCAAGACGTTGCTCGCGCCGATTCATTTTATCTTCAAGCTCCTCCAACAGCGATCGACCGTTTCCATCTGGCTTTATGAGCAATTGGCGTTCCGGATAGAGGGCAAGATTCGG GGATTTGACGAGTTCATGAACCTGGTTATCGACGATGCGGTGGAAGTGAAATTGGCTACCAAGaccgaggaggagaagcggAGGCCATTGG GCCAGATCTTGCTCAAGGGTGACAACGTGTCTCTGATTCAAGCCGTCCAATGA